From Atribacterota bacterium, one genomic window encodes:
- a CDS encoding exodeoxyribonuclease III translates to MRLLSWNVNGLRAIYKKNFLDWFNKEDADIFCIQETKSHKEQLPKKLIERPGYHSYFAQAERKGYSGVGLWSKIIPERVSYELGLPRFDNEGRLIETEYNDFTLFNVYFPNGKASKKRLQYKMDYYETFLKRMSDLLKEDKKIVICGDVNTAHQEIDLARPKENEKVSGFLPVERQWIDRLIDIGFIDTFRYFEQEPGYYSWWDYKTRARERNVGWRIDYFFVSKNLINNLKSAFIQSEVMGSDHCPIGIDLIF, encoded by the coding sequence ATGCGTTTATTATCGTGGAATGTTAATGGATTGAGAGCAATTTATAAAAAGAATTTTTTAGATTGGTTTAATAAAGAGGATGCAGATATTTTCTGCATACAGGAAACCAAATCCCATAAAGAACAATTACCAAAAAAGCTAATTGAAAGACCAGGATATCACAGCTATTTTGCACAGGCAGAACGAAAAGGCTATAGTGGAGTGGGACTTTGGAGTAAGATTATACCTGAAAGAGTATCCTATGAATTAGGATTGCCAAGGTTTGACAATGAGGGCAGATTAATCGAAACAGAGTATAATGATTTTACTTTGTTTAATGTTTATTTTCCAAATGGCAAGGCTTCCAAGAAGCGATTGCAGTATAAAATGGATTATTATGAAACATTTTTAAAAAGAATGAGTGATTTATTGAAAGAGGATAAAAAAATTGTAATTTGTGGAGATGTTAATACTGCTCATCAGGAGATTGATTTAGCGAGACCAAAAGAAAACGAGAAGGTCTCAGGTTTTCTTCCAGTGGAAAGACAATGGATTGATCGCCTGATTGATATTGGTTTTATTGATACCTTTCGATATTTTGAACAAGAGCCAGGCTATTACAGCTGGTGGGATTATAAGACCAGAGCCAGAGAGCGAAATGTCGGATGGAGAATCGACTATTTTTTTGTAAGTAAAAATTTAATAAATAATCTAAAGTCAGCTTTTATTCAATCAGAGGTAATGGGTTCTGATCATTGTCCTATTGGCATTGATTTAATTTTTTAG
- a CDS encoding exonuclease SbcCD subunit D has protein sequence MIKFLHFADIHLGVENYGRLDSSTGLHSRLNDFINSFSTAIEIAIEEKVDFALFCGDAYKNNNPNPTHQREFARQIYRLSNAEIPVVLINGNHDNPLTHGRASALDIFSTLNIPNTYVVTKPRLITLKTARGMVQIVGIPWPTRNEYLEKEEYKNSDIDTVNRKIRKRLLNKINSFIPKLNLEYPKILAGHLTIAESVFSGSENFAVIGNDPVVPVKYFLDSVFDYIALGHIHKYQNLNTTGNIPVVYSGSMERINFGEEKEDKGFCIGSINNGGNVEYEFISLPTRKMITIDMEIKNVNNPTEYFLNEIEKYDLKDAIIRIHYNISEEQEGRLDFKRINEALKEAFLVTGITRKILRKSTSRRSNLSEEMDVFSALSEYVKISNWQSWEKELKEYTYNLQQELKETPNVMKGNKNDTC, from the coding sequence ATGATTAAATTTTTACATTTTGCTGATATTCACTTAGGTGTAGAAAACTATGGGCGACTTGACAGTAGTACAGGCCTTCATTCCCGATTGAACGATTTTATAAATTCGTTCAGTACAGCTATAGAGATTGCTATTGAGGAAAAGGTTGATTTTGCTCTTTTTTGTGGAGATGCCTACAAAAATAATAATCCCAATCCTACCCATCAAAGGGAGTTCGCAAGACAAATATATCGATTGAGTAATGCTGAAATACCTGTTGTATTAATTAACGGTAATCATGATAACCCCTTAACCCATGGTAGGGCTAGCGCTTTAGATATTTTTAGTACTTTAAATATTCCCAATACTTATGTTGTTACAAAACCACGACTTATTACTTTAAAAACAGCCAGAGGGATGGTTCAGATAGTTGGAATTCCATGGCCTACAAGAAATGAATACCTTGAAAAAGAAGAGTATAAAAATAGCGATATTGATACGGTTAACAGGAAAATAAGAAAACGACTTTTGAACAAAATAAATTCTTTTATACCAAAATTAAATCTGGAATATCCCAAAATATTGGCAGGACATTTGACAATAGCAGAATCTGTTTTTTCCGGTTCAGAGAACTTTGCGGTTATTGGAAATGACCCGGTGGTACCGGTAAAATATTTCCTGGACTCGGTGTTTGACTATATTGCTCTGGGACATATTCATAAATATCAAAATTTAAATACTACCGGGAATATCCCTGTTGTCTACTCTGGCAGCATGGAAAGAATTAATTTTGGAGAAGAAAAGGAAGATAAGGGATTTTGTATTGGAAGTATTAATAATGGTGGAAATGTCGAATATGAATTTATTTCATTGCCAACACGTAAAATGATAACTATAGATATGGAAATTAAAAATGTAAATAATCCAACGGAATATTTCTTAAACGAAATTGAGAAATACGATTTAAAAGATGCTATTATAAGGATACATTATAATATTTCAGAGGAACAGGAAGGAAGACTTGATTTTAAAAGAATTAACGAGGCATTAAAAGAAGCTTTTTTGGTTACAGGGATAACCAGAAAAATCTTAAGAAAATCAACTTCCAGGAGAAGCAATCTTTCCGAGGAGATGGATGTTTTTTCTGCACTATCAGAATATGTAAAAATAAGTAATTGGCAATCCTGGGAAAAAGAATTAAAAGAATATACATATAACCTTCAACAGGAATTAAAAGAAACCCCCAATGTCATGAAAGGCAATAAAAATGATACCTGTTAA